The Streptomyces sp. NBC_00510 genomic interval ACAGGGGCCGGACGATGGTCGAGGCGGCGAAGGTGCTCGACCTTCCGGTGGGCACCGTGAAGTCGCGGACGTACTACGCCTTGAAGGCGCTGCGGCTGGCGCTGCAGGAACGGGGTATCGAGCCGTGACGGCGGCATGGAGGAGGTGCGGACCATGAATGGCGGCCATGACGCCGTCCGGTTCTCCCTGGGCGGGTACGTGCTGGAAACGCTGTCCCCGGCGGAGACGGAGCAGGTGCGCGCGCACCTCGCGGAATGTGACGAGTGCCGCGCCGAGCATGCCGAGCTGGCGGGATTGCCCGCGCTGCTCGCGACGGTCAGCGTGGCCGAGGCCGAGGCCGAGGCCGAGGCCGTAGCCGAGGCCGCGCCCGCGGCAAGCGAGGAACTGGCCGATCGGCTCGTACAGCGGGCCGCCGCAAGCGCACAGCCGCAGCCTGCAACCGCTGCCGTACCGGCCACCCCGGGGCGAACCGAACGAGGCCGGCTCGACCGGTTGCTCCAGCAGGCCGCGTCCCGACGTCGTACCGTCTGGCGAAGGCAGCTGGTCGGGGTCGCCACGGCCACCACGCTCATCGCGGCGGCAGCATCGGGCGGCACGTGGCTGGCCACCATCGCCTCCACCGGCAGCCAGGTGGCGCAGCCTGCACCGACGTCACCGGCCCCGGTCCGCACTTTTTCCGGAACCGATCCCACCACAGGCGTGTCCGCCTCGGTGAAGGTCTCGCCCGCCGCCTGGGGCAGTGCCCTGCAGGTCTCCGCCAAGGGAGAACCCCCCGGGATCACGTGCAGCCTGCAAGCGGTCGGGGTCACGGGCACCACAGCGACCGCCGCCACCTGGCAGGCCGTCACGTACCCGGGCGGCGCCAGGATTTCCGGGTCGGTACCCATGTCCCCGGGAGAGATCAGTCACTTCGCCATCTACGCCGACAACGGCCAGAAGCTTCTCACCATCTCCGCGTGAGACCTCGCCCCACCTCGTACCTCGTGGCCGGCGGTGATTGGTCCGCCATCAGCTCTCGTATCCCACCAAGGCCAGGCACGCAGGGGGATGTGTGCGGCGTCGACGCGGTTGGCGGTTCCGGGCCTTGCACGTACCCGGAAGGCCCGGCCTTTGGCGGTGCCTTCCGGTCCTGTGCGACGCGACGGCTGTGTCCACGCTGGGGAGCCGACCGGGTGACAAGGCGCAGCACGTCGGACCGGTGTGTGGCCGAAGATGCGAAACGTGCCATATCGGGCAGGCTCGTCCGGGAAGCGGGCTCACGGGTCACGACGTCGATGACGTGACCGGTGAGGACGGGGGCGAAGGACGGCGTGGTCTTCGGCCACGGCACGCAGAGGCCTGGCCGGCTGCCCCCAGGGTCTGTCTGACAAATGATCATTGGGCGGGCTCGCGGAGCCAGAGGATGAGTGCGGCGAGACAGAGGCCGGCGCGATAGGGGTTGGCAAGCTTGTCGAAGCGGGTGGCTACCGCGCGGAACTGCTTCAAGCGATTCAAGCAGCGTTCGACGACGTTGCGGCGCTTGTAAGTCTCGGTGTCGAACGCGGACGGGCGTCCGCCGCCTGAGCCGCGTCGGAGCCGATTGACCACCTGGTCAGCACGCTCGGGGATCGTCACTGCAACACGGTGCCGTCGGCACCACGCACGGATCGCGCGGGACGAATACGCCTTGTCGGGGATCACCCGGTCGGGGACGGGTGCGGGACCGTCCGCGCCCGACCCGAAGGATCCGGATGACCTCCAGCACCTGCTCGAAGACGGTGGAGTCGTTGACGTTCCCTGGGGTGAGCACAAGCGACAGTGGCAGGCCGCGACCATCCACCGCGAGATGGACTTTGGTGGTCAGCCCACCTCGGGACCGGCCGAGGGCCTGCCGCGCCGTCGAGCGTTCCAGATCCGCCAGTTTGCGGGATTCGTCCCCTCGGGCTTCCCCTTTTTGCGGGCGCCAGCGGCGTGCTGGTGGGCCGCCACCTGGCCCTGGCGCCACGACGTGGCGTCACGACCTGGCGGCCGCCTTCACCCGGCTGCGGACCCTGACCCGGCCCGCCACCCAAGCCGGCACGGATTGTTGCTGCCCACCCCCACGCATCGAGGCCCCTTGGAGAACCCGGCCTCTGCGCGCCGGGTCCTGGGCATGCCCCGCGACCGCGCACGGCCGGCAGGACATCACCGACGCCGTCGTCCCGGCTCGGCCGGAGCCGACCCAAAAGCGGTGGCCAGGTCGTGCTCGGTGATCTCGTCGGCGGGGCGGTGGAGTGTCCAGCGGTGGACCCCGCCGTCCATGGGCAGCACCTCGACGACGGTT includes:
- a CDS encoding zf-HC2 domain-containing protein; the protein is MNGGHDAVRFSLGGYVLETLSPAETEQVRAHLAECDECRAEHAELAGLPALLATVSVAEAEAEAEAVAEAAPAASEELADRLVQRAAASAQPQPATAAVPATPGRTERGRLDRLLQQAASRRRTVWRRQLVGVATATTLIAAAASGGTWLATIASTGSQVAQPAPTSPAPVRTFSGTDPTTGVSASVKVSPAAWGSALQVSAKGEPPGITCSLQAVGVTGTTATAATWQAVTYPGGARISGSVPMSPGEISHFAIYADNGQKLLTISA